A single window of Synechococcus sp. CBW1004 DNA harbors:
- a CDS encoding sensor domain-containing phosphodiesterase has product MEPPLIPDDEAERLQKLYSFGVLDTEADPKFDDISELTRYLAGTEIGIVSLVDSNRQWFKSCVGAPLGQQETPRDISFCGHTILQREPLIIPDALADPRFADNPLVVGEPYLRFYAGFPLITADGFVIGSLCAISRQPHQLNDDQINGIRRLAKLTVQQLEYLLESTLLAADASAMTVEQLRGLTSERLSSLERLISRDQMVQMLDLMFSMELESEFSLMRCRFRDYERVNSTLGGIVAEEYMNEAARRVLASIPRSASVARFSDAELIVLLPFFVEQGELRKVAERILAFANHIYRSGQQSLSMALSIGIAVRRQNYDGSEAILADTSMAVRMASRLSGNAYRFIDGESRVAARESYRLESEFREAIAAKALEPFLQPIVNLSTTEPIGFEALARWPRSDGLLLPNTFIPLAAECGLTGELDLLIIEKALAAMPLLAQPVPLREMRLSFNVSGILLEDQELRKRLLGLIDDNPCPPGWRLQVELLEDIFQDTSGEFSQFLAALVERHVRIAIDDFGTGYSSLARLISLPIQAVKIDRAFICQLTDDTDSPRTLLRTMLTMLTDLNLEVTAEGVEDEQQRQWLLRHGTVTAQGFLFSVPISISESITLLQKLDYRPRAIPIKGRRIQDTRRRQLRSYLRLPFLGGRRNSD; this is encoded by the coding sequence ATGGAACCCCCTCTGATCCCAGACGACGAAGCGGAACGTTTACAGAAGCTGTACAGCTTCGGCGTTCTGGATACGGAGGCGGATCCCAAGTTTGATGACATCAGTGAACTCACCCGCTATCTCGCTGGCACCGAGATCGGCATCGTCAGCCTGGTGGACAGCAACCGCCAGTGGTTCAAGAGCTGTGTGGGCGCACCCCTGGGACAGCAGGAGACGCCGCGCGACATCTCCTTCTGCGGCCACACAATCCTGCAGCGCGAACCGCTGATCATCCCCGATGCGCTCGCCGACCCCCGCTTCGCCGACAATCCCCTCGTGGTCGGAGAGCCCTATCTGCGCTTCTATGCCGGCTTTCCGCTGATCACCGCCGATGGCTTCGTGATCGGCAGCCTCTGCGCGATCAGCCGCCAGCCCCACCAGCTGAACGACGACCAGATCAACGGCATCCGACGACTGGCCAAGCTGACCGTGCAGCAGCTGGAATATCTGCTTGAATCCACGCTGCTGGCCGCCGATGCCTCTGCCATGACCGTGGAGCAGTTGCGCGGCCTCACCAGCGAGCGCCTCAGCTCCCTGGAGCGACTGATCAGCCGCGATCAGATGGTGCAGATGCTGGATCTGATGTTCAGCATGGAGCTGGAGTCAGAGTTCAGTCTGATGCGCTGCCGTTTCCGGGATTACGAGCGGGTGAATTCCACTCTCGGCGGCATCGTGGCGGAGGAATACATGAACGAAGCCGCCCGTCGCGTGCTTGCATCGATTCCCCGTTCCGCCTCGGTGGCCCGCTTTTCCGACGCAGAGCTGATTGTGCTGCTGCCCTTCTTCGTGGAACAGGGCGAGTTGCGCAAGGTGGCCGAGCGGATCCTTGCCTTTGCCAACCACATCTATCGCAGTGGCCAGCAGTCGCTGTCGATGGCCCTGTCCATCGGCATCGCTGTGCGTCGCCAGAACTATGACGGCTCCGAGGCCATCCTGGCTGACACCAGCATGGCGGTGCGGATGGCCAGCCGCCTCAGTGGCAATGCCTATCGCTTCATTGATGGCGAATCACGCGTGGCAGCCCGCGAGAGCTATCGACTCGAATCCGAATTCCGCGAAGCGATTGCCGCCAAGGCGCTGGAACCCTTCCTGCAGCCCATCGTCAATCTCAGCACCACGGAACCGATCGGATTCGAGGCTCTCGCCCGCTGGCCCCGCTCCGACGGCCTGCTGCTGCCCAATACCTTCATCCCGCTGGCGGCCGAATGCGGTCTCACCGGAGAACTTGATCTGCTGATCATCGAGAAGGCCCTGGCCGCGATGCCGCTGCTCGCCCAGCCGGTGCCGCTGCGCGAGATGCGGCTGAGCTTCAACGTCTCGGGAATCCTGCTGGAAGATCAAGAGCTGAGGAAACGCCTGCTCGGGTTGATCGATGACAACCCCTGCCCTCCCGGCTGGCGCCTGCAGGTGGAACTTTTGGAAGACATCTTCCAGGACACCAGCGGGGAATTCAGCCAGTTCCTCGCTGCCCTCGTGGAGCGCCATGTGCGGATCGCCATCGATGACTTCGGCACCGGCTACTCCTCACTGGCGAGGCTGATCTCCCTGCCGATCCAGGCCGTGAAGATCGATCGCGCCTTCATCTGCCAGCTCACCGATGACACCGATTCCCCTCGGACTCTGCTGCGCACGATGCTGACGATGCTGACGGATCTGAACCTGGAGGTCACCGCAGAGGGAGTGGAAGACGAGCAGCAGCGCCAATGGTTGCTGCGGCATGGCACCGTCACCGCCCAGGGCTTCCTGTTCTCCGTGCCGATCTCGATCAGCGAGTCGATCACCCTGCTGCAGAAACTCGATTACCGGCCACGGGCGATTCCGATCAAAGGCCGGCGCATTCAGGACACGCGCCGCCGGCAGCTGCGCTCCTATCTGCGCCTGCCGTTTCTCGGTGGGCGGCGCAACAGCGACTGA
- a CDS encoding GGDEF domain-containing protein, which yields MIPLPSSLRQTGQFLRQLLITYWLGSTLVISTALTLYDLWEHQKQTVREGQQITHLVASSLRIPMTSKQRQQLLESYTQTNRTQRFDRVNVTLVLDRSGKVAYSSRPAWPALPISDRLFRQMGQDDPDFSAVVQCFQRQDTSCMELRSEDWNLHLSGISIVRPVWMPPTDLGLPRQPFLVVVNFDAGMLISDVLQDVPWLVLISAMIAAVLAAGLWCVISARMLPQLVEASQTDALTQLMHRTPFMDLAMEVLAEAEERQGDLVFAILDIDHFKRINDTYGHGCGDAALASVGSLLLTVTRPEDLVCRFGGEEFAMLISAPREAGAKALERLRLQLEMNRLLYNGHNIPLTVSIGAAATAQCGYNVDFLYNSADKALYTAKRRGRNRLEWNDGELVSRLSLPSEMSR from the coding sequence ATGATCCCGCTCCCCTCCTCCCTCAGGCAGACCGGTCAGTTTCTGAGGCAGCTGCTGATCACCTACTGGCTGGGATCCACCCTGGTGATCAGCACGGCGCTGACCCTCTACGACCTCTGGGAACACCAGAAACAAACGGTGCGGGAAGGGCAGCAGATCACCCATCTGGTGGCCTCCAGCCTCCGCATACCGATGACGAGCAAACAACGGCAGCAGCTGTTGGAGTCCTACACCCAGACCAACCGAACCCAGCGCTTTGACCGGGTGAATGTGACCTTGGTCCTCGATCGCAGCGGCAAGGTCGCCTACAGCTCGCGCCCAGCCTGGCCGGCACTTCCGATCAGTGATCGGCTCTTTCGGCAGATGGGCCAGGACGACCCTGACTTCAGTGCTGTGGTGCAGTGCTTCCAACGCCAGGACACCTCCTGCATGGAGCTGCGCAGTGAAGACTGGAATCTTCATCTGAGCGGCATCAGCATCGTGCGCCCTGTCTGGATGCCGCCGACGGATCTCGGCCTGCCGCGACAGCCCTTTCTGGTGGTGGTCAATTTTGATGCGGGCATGCTCATCAGCGATGTCCTGCAGGATGTGCCCTGGCTGGTGCTGATCTCCGCGATGATCGCAGCTGTGCTGGCAGCAGGTCTCTGGTGCGTGATCTCGGCCAGGATGCTGCCCCAGCTGGTGGAGGCGTCCCAGACGGATGCCCTGACGCAACTGATGCATCGCACCCCCTTCATGGATCTGGCCATGGAGGTGCTCGCCGAAGCGGAGGAACGCCAGGGAGATCTGGTGTTTGCCATCCTTGACATCGACCACTTCAAGCGCATCAACGACACCTACGGCCATGGCTGTGGTGACGCTGCCCTGGCCTCGGTGGGTTCCCTGCTGCTCACCGTCACCAGACCCGAAGACCTGGTCTGTCGCTTCGGGGGGGAGGAGTTCGCCATGCTGATCTCGGCTCCCCGCGAGGCCGGAGCCAAAGCGCTGGAGCGTCTTCGCCTGCAGCTGGAGATGAACAGACTTCTCTACAACGGTCACAACATTCCGCTCACGGTGAGCATCGGCGCGGCGGCCACCGCCCAATGCGGCTACAACGTTGACTTTCTCTACAATTCAGCTGACAAGGCCCTCTACACAGCCAAGCGTCGCGGCCGCAATCGGCTGGAATGGAATGATGGCGAGCTGGTCAGTCGCCTGTCACTCCCCTCCGAGATGAGCCGCTGA
- a CDS encoding NuoM family protein, with amino-acid sequence MPPIALLLLLVPPLLRALLIQLLTEERAAAVRPLAALAAGLQFLLGLLCWRLPPPDLRLDWLPKLGLSLDLSLDGLSLPLLLLTALLTTLSVLATRPDQSRPRLFHALLLATNVGVSGAFLARNALLFLLCFELVLIPTTLLVAIWGGERRAAAAVRFLLYGAVSGLTLLAAVLSLGWLGAEGVDFSYASLAQASLPVELQRWILVLLLVGFGLKLPIVPLHGWQPLTYGQAPTPVVMMLGGVVTKLGAYGLLRFGVGFLPDAWSAWSPWIAAAGAISAVYGALNAIAQDDIRRLMAYSSLGHMGLLVLAVAAATPLCLQGAVAQILAHGLIVALLFACVGLIERRTGTTSIPELSGLLNPLRGLPFTMGMLLLALMAAAGIPGLAGFPAELMVFEGSWTAFPRATLVSLIASGFTAVYAIRLFNRVGFGRLDNSRANWVSTRWGERAPALVLAALVVAFGIWPTALTGWSESEANALALRSQPFLLSQGPSLSPMAAGDGAILSAGPANAPASALASASVADTALASASPAAPEVLPA; translated from the coding sequence ATGCCACCGATCGCTCTTCTGTTGCTGCTGGTTCCGCCCCTGCTCAGAGCCCTGCTGATCCAACTCCTGACGGAGGAGCGCGCCGCCGCGGTGCGACCTCTGGCGGCTCTGGCCGCGGGCCTGCAGTTCCTGCTCGGACTCCTCTGCTGGCGGCTGCCGCCACCGGATCTGCGTCTCGACTGGCTGCCGAAGCTGGGACTGAGCCTGGATCTCTCCCTCGACGGCCTGTCGCTGCCGTTGCTGCTGCTCACTGCCCTGCTGACGACGCTCTCGGTCCTGGCGACCCGCCCCGATCAGAGCCGCCCCAGGTTGTTTCATGCCCTGTTGCTGGCCACCAACGTCGGGGTGAGCGGCGCCTTCCTGGCCCGCAACGCGCTGCTGTTTCTGCTGTGCTTCGAGCTCGTGCTGATTCCCACCACCCTGCTGGTGGCCATCTGGGGGGGTGAGCGCCGCGCCGCCGCCGCCGTGCGCTTCCTGCTCTACGGGGCGGTCTCCGGGCTCACCCTGCTGGCGGCCGTGCTCAGCCTCGGCTGGCTCGGCGCCGAGGGTGTGGATTTCAGCTACGCCAGCCTGGCGCAGGCCTCCCTCCCGGTGGAGCTGCAGCGCTGGATCCTGGTTCTGCTGCTGGTGGGTTTCGGCCTGAAGCTGCCCATCGTTCCGCTGCATGGCTGGCAGCCCCTCACCTACGGCCAGGCGCCCACTCCGGTGGTGATGATGCTCGGTGGGGTGGTCACCAAGCTGGGCGCCTACGGCCTGCTGCGCTTCGGGGTCGGCTTCCTGCCCGACGCCTGGAGTGCCTGGTCCCCCTGGATCGCCGCCGCCGGTGCCATCAGCGCGGTCTACGGCGCCCTCAATGCCATCGCCCAGGACGACATCCGTCGCCTGATGGCCTACAGCTCCCTGGGCCACATGGGACTTCTGGTGCTGGCGGTCGCTGCCGCCACCCCCCTCTGCCTGCAGGGTGCCGTGGCTCAGATCCTGGCCCACGGCCTGATCGTGGCCCTGCTGTTCGCCTGCGTCGGCCTGATCGAACGCCGCACCGGCACCACCAGCATCCCTGAGCTCTCCGGTCTCCTCAACCCGCTGCGGGGCCTGCCCTTCACCATGGGCATGCTGCTGCTGGCCCTGATGGCCGCCGCCGGCATCCCCGGTCTGGCGGGCTTTCCGGCCGAGCTGATGGTGTTCGAGGGCAGCTGGACCGCCTTCCCGCGAGCCACGCTGGTCTCGCTGATCGCCTCGGGCTTCACGGCCGTCTACGCCATCCGCCTGTTCAACAGGGTGGGCTTCGGCCGGCTGGACAACAGCCGCGCCAACTGGGTCTCGACCCGGTGGGGAGAGCGGGCACCGGCCCTCGTGCTGGCCGCCCTGGTGGTGGCGTTCGGCATCTGGCCCACAGCCCTCACCGGCTGGAGCGAATCGGAAGCGAACGCCCTCGCCCTGCGCTCCCAGCCCTTCCTGCTGTCCCAGGGGCCCTCGCTCTCGCCAATGGCCGCCGGCGACGGGGCCATCCTCTCCGCCGGGCCGGCCAACGCACCGGCTTCGGCCTTGGCGTCGGCCTCCGTGGCCGACACCGCTCTCGCCTCTGCTTCCCCCGCCGCACCGGAGGTGCTCCCCGCATGA
- a CDS encoding CO2 hydration protein — protein MTPANATLDAPSKAPLIPPSQHRWADVIHRLEAGGSMLPDSPENLMQIIGIYKAYAVPMDFYWRDLLYIAERVFLNPLPAFKYFPSQEYLDRPNSYAGDQSKLRIWRGGEQAHPELLAFMARGETGRMPKLLHHLWHDRINMEFAEACMQAMLWHQGMGGRFNDYLASDAYRANADRAIRAYFRGNPLMLGLYALFPEMFMEQVKQMSYYANLGLFWEVMAPVFFEMSDIYDEGGFQGVPDAMNFLVNGIFAVAGRPIYHHVHVGDECIEVIPKSEGFTWLYEAALPYVEAVFYRTAPFRGTKSYNAQAGQVPSDQADFHYGILYADVFPVGSAGIPPTLLMQDMLHFLPPYLQELYRQHRRGEEDQLVQLGITFQRSMYNVTSAVIQALRCALLYPLDDSDPEHLMANRRFFEAQMDRFLRPEARLGAIQTQDYR, from the coding sequence ATGACGCCCGCCAACGCCACCCTCGACGCGCCCAGCAAGGCTCCGCTCATCCCCCCATCCCAGCACCGCTGGGCCGATGTGATTCACCGGCTGGAAGCGGGGGGTTCGATGCTGCCCGACTCGCCGGAGAACCTGATGCAGATCATCGGCATCTACAAAGCCTACGCCGTGCCGATGGATTTCTACTGGCGCGATCTGCTCTACATCGCCGAACGGGTGTTCCTCAACCCCTTGCCGGCGTTCAAGTATTTCCCCAGCCAGGAGTATCTCGATCGCCCCAACTCCTACGCCGGTGATCAATCGAAGCTGCGCATCTGGCGCGGCGGCGAACAGGCCCATCCCGAACTGCTCGCGTTCATGGCCAGGGGCGAGACCGGCAGGATGCCGAAGCTGCTGCATCACCTGTGGCACGACCGCATCAACATGGAGTTCGCCGAGGCCTGCATGCAGGCGATGCTCTGGCATCAGGGCATGGGCGGGCGCTTCAACGACTATCTGGCCAGCGACGCCTACCGGGCCAATGCCGATCGGGCGATCAGGGCCTACTTCCGGGGCAACCCGCTGATGCTGGGTCTGTATGCGCTGTTCCCTGAAATGTTCATGGAACAGGTCAAACAGATGAGCTATTACGCCAATCTCGGCCTGTTCTGGGAGGTGATGGCACCAGTCTTCTTCGAGATGAGCGACATCTACGACGAAGGCGGCTTCCAGGGAGTGCCCGATGCGATGAATTTCCTGGTGAACGGCATCTTTGCCGTTGCCGGCCGGCCGATCTACCACCACGTCCATGTGGGCGACGAATGCATCGAGGTGATCCCCAAATCGGAGGGGTTCACCTGGCTGTACGAAGCGGCCCTTCCATATGTGGAGGCTGTCTTCTATCGCACGGCCCCCTTCCGCGGCACCAAGAGCTACAACGCCCAGGCCGGCCAGGTGCCATCCGATCAGGCCGATTTCCACTACGGCATCCTGTACGCCGATGTCTTCCCCGTGGGGTCCGCCGGCATTCCGCCCACCCTGCTGATGCAGGACATGCTGCACTTCCTGCCGCCCTATCTGCAGGAGCTCTACAGACAGCACCGCCGCGGCGAGGAGGATCAGCTGGTGCAGCTGGGCATCACCTTCCAGCGCTCGATGTACAACGTCACCTCCGCGGTGATCCAGGCCTTGCGCTGCGCCCTGCTCTACCCGCTCGATGACAGCGATCCCGAGCATCTGATGGCCAACCGCCGCTTCTTCGAGGCCCAGATGGATCGCTTCCTGCGCCCTGAGGCCCGCCTCGGTGCCATCCAGACCCAGGACTACCGCTGA